Below is a genomic region from Jiangella gansuensis DSM 44835.
CCAGATCGTCGGTGCCGGCGCGGTGCTGATCTACTCGTTCGTGGTCACCTACGTCATCGGCGTGGTGCTGCAGAGGACGGTCGGCTTCCGTGTCGACGACGACCACGAGATCGTCGGCGTCGACCGCGTCCACCACGGCGAGTCCGGCTACGAGATCGGGGCCGACGAGGTCCCGGACGACGTGCTGGCTCGGGTGTCGGCCGCTCCGGCGGCGCCGGCGAGTGCTCCGGCGGCGGCTCCGGCCGTTACCAAGGAGCGCCCGGTCGCCGGGGGTGACGTCGCGACGGCGTGAGCCGTTCGCGTCGGACGAATCGACGCGCCGCGGCCCGGGAGCGAATCCCGGGCCGCGGCGCGTTTCCACGTGCAGGGGCAGGCCGTCTGCGGTCTGGCACCGCGCCGCCGGGGTCGCTAGTGTGCCTCCGATAAGAGAACCACTGGTCTGCTTGAGGGAGGTGCCCCATGGCCCGGCCGTCGGTGAAGCCGCTCGAGGTGCGCGCCCTGATCGAGCAGCAGTTCATCGCCACCATGCAACCCACCGACGTGCTGCCGTCCGAGCGCAGTCTCGCCGAGCTGTTCAGCGTGTCCCGGGCCACCGTCCGGTCCGCGCTCAAGCTGCTGGAGGACGACGGGCTGCTCCGGTCCGCGCCCGGGGTCGGCACCTTCGTCGCGGCACCGCACCTGTCCAAGGCTCCGGTTCTCACCTCGTTCACGCAGGACGTCGCGGCGCGTGGGTGGACAGCCGGTTCCCGGGTCCTGGAACGGCGGCGGGCCGTGGCCGACACCGCCGTCGCCCACGACCTCGGCATCGAACCGGGCGCGGACTACTACGAGATACGCCGGGTCCGGCTGGCCGACGACGTCCCGCTCAGCGTCGAGCTGGTCCAGTTGCCGGCCGCGTTGGTGCCCGGGCTGATCGACCGGCCGCTCGACGGCTCGCTCTACCAGGAACTGGCCGACCGCTACGGCATCCGGGTCAGCCGGCACGACCGCCGCATCAGCGCCGTCAACCTCGACGCCGATACCGCCGGACTGCTCGGCGTCCCACCGCGCACCGCCGCGCTCTACGTCACGCAGCAGGGCTACGACCAGCACGGACGCCGCATCGAACACGGCAAGTCCCTCTACCGCGGCGATCGCTACGACTTCTCGACCGTCACCTACGCACCTGGAGGCCGGCCGTGACCGTCACCCTCGGAACCCGAGGCACCGCGTGGAGCCCCGAAACCCGCCTCTACTCCGACGGCGTCGTCATCGGCGCCGACGGTGGGCCGCTCGTGGTGCCGCCACACTCCGGCCTGCGTCGGCTACCGGGGACGGGGTACCTCGATCCGTCGTCCGGCGAGCTTCCCGGAGCCGCCGTCCCGACCTCCGACGACGTCGACGCGGCCCGGGCCGCGCTCGCGGCCGCCGAGCTCCCAGGGCGCGGCACCCCGTACGCCGCGATGGCCGAGCACGCACTCGTCGACATCGGTGTCCTGACGTTCCCGAACGGCGCCGTGGTCGCCGCCGGGAGCCCGTACTGGCGATACGTATGGCCCCGCGACGCCGGGTACATGGCGGCGGCCCTCGTCCTGGCCGGCCAGCCGGACCTGGCGTTCTCACAGCTCAGCTACGTCGCCGCGATGCAGGAGAGCGACGGCACCTGGCAGGCGCGTTACCTGCCCGACGGCACCCGCGCCGTCCCCGACGACCGCGGCCTGCAACTGGACGGAATCGGCTGGACGCTGTGGGCGTCGTGGGTGCTGGCGTCGTCGGCGGGCGGCACGCCATCGGGCCGGGAGCGGCTGGCCGAGCTCGCGCCGATGATCCGCGCCGCGGTCACGGCCGCGCTCGACGCCCTGGACCCGCGGACGGCACTGCCCAAGGCGTCGCAGGACTTCTGGGAGATGGACGTCGAGGAGGCGGTGCTCGGCTCGGCGGCGCCGCTGTTGCTGGGCCTGCGGAGCGGCCGCGACCTGCTGCGCCGGCTTGGCAGCGATGGCACCGGCGTCGGCTTGAGCGAGGACGGTGTCCTGAGCGAGGACGGTGTCCTGAGCGAGCGGGCCGCGGACGCCGCGACCCGGCTCGCCGACGCCGTCCGCAGCGGGTTCGGCGCACACGGCTATGCCCGGCGCATCAGCGGGAGCGGCGGCCGGGACGCCTCGATCGCCTTCCTCCTGCCGCCGTTCGCGCCCCACGACGCCGAGGTCGAGCAGGCCTGGCGGGCCGCCGTCGCCGACACCACGGTGGCCAACGGCGGCGTCCGACCCGGCGAGGAATGGACCGACCTCGAGACCGCATGGACCCCGCAGATGTCCCTGCACGCCATGACCGCCGCGTCCATCGGTGACGCCGCGCTCGCCCACCGGCTGCTGAGCTGGCTGGACCTGCGCCGCAGCCGGCTCGGCGCGCTCCCGGAAAAGGTGACCGCCGCCGGCAGGCCGGCCGCCGTCGCGCCCCTAGGACTGACCGGCGCCACCGTCCTGATCGCCCTCGCCGCTCTCGACGGCCGCGCCCTGCCGGTCCCGCTCCCCTGACCCGACGGAAATGATCACGTTCGGCATGGGTACACCCGCGTCACCACGAATGCTTGCCTGGTGAAGCGGTAAGACGCCTGGCCGGGGGTGGCCCAGGACGGACGCCGCGGGTGACAATCGGGGGATGCGACGGTGGCGGATCGGGTTGGGCGCAGCGCTGGGGGTGGTCGTGCTCGCCGGAGGCGCCGTCGCGCTCGCGCGCACCGGTGACGACCAGCCGTCCGGCGGCGGCTCCCCGACGGCCCGCGCCGAGGCGCCGGAGCTCACCGCCACCGCGGAGATCCGCCGGTCGTTCAACCGTCCGGGGCTCGTGGTCATCGCGGTCACGAACCACGGCACCCAGGACGTACGCATCACGGCGGCCGAACTGCTCAGCGACTCGTTCGAAGCCACGGGGCCGCAACCCTTCGACTCCACCATCCCGCCGGGCGCCACCCCGCGTGACCTGCAGCTCGAGTACGGGCCCGCGCGTTGCCCGGACGGCGTGGACTCGACCACCGGCCCGGCCACGGTCGCCCTGGTCGTCGAGGCCGCCGACGGCAGCGAGCACGAGCTGGAGATGGAGCTCCCGCACCCGAACGGCACGCTCGACCGGTTGCTGCGTACCGACTGCGGCGCGGAGATCCTCGATGCGGCGGTCGAGCTGACTCTCGGCCCGCTGGAGACCGGGCCGGACGGTACGGTCAGCGGGCTGCTCAGCGTCACCCGGATCGACGGCTCGGCCGAACGGGTCGCCCTCCACGACGCCCGCGGCAGCGTGCTGTTCACCATGGTTCCCGATCCGGTCACCACTGATCCGACGCAGCGGCTGGTCCGTTTCGACGTGATGCGCTGCGGCGGCCACGCCATCGGAGACGCCAAGCGGCCGTACGGGTTCACTGCGTGGGTCCGGCTGGGCGATGCCGAGCCGATCCCGGCCGTCGTCCCGGTCGACGACGCCCACCGTGCGGTCCTGGACGCGATGCAGGCCGTCCGGTGCGAGGACGCCCCCGGAGTGACCTGACCCGGCAGCTGCTGTCGGCGTCGTGACTGTGCAGCCGCCGGTGGCGGCGTCAGTGCCGGACGTCCAGGTGGAACGCGTCGGTGTGGTAGCCCGGCCAGGCGGTGGCGCGCTGCTCGGCGGGGGTGTCGCCCATCGGGGGTACGGCGGGGAGTTCGCCGTCGACGAGGTAGCGCTCACCGCCCCCGTCGCGGACAGCCCGGACCAGCCGTTCCCGCCAGGCTCCCAGGTCCGCCGCCCCAGCCAGGTCGTGCCGCTCCCCCGGATCGACAGAGAGGTCGAACAGCTGCTCCGCCGGCCCCTCGGGGTACCAGATGTACTTGTGCCGCCCGTCGGTGACGGCGATGTAGTACGGCAGGCCGGGCGGTCCGCCGTCGCCGCCGGCAATGCCCACCACCAGCCGAGACGCCGGCGGCGCGGCCGCAAGGGACACCAGGTCCGACCCGTCGACGTCGGCACCGACGCTGCCGCCGGCGGCTCGGACGAAGGTCGGCAGTACGTCCGCCAGCGTGACCGGGGTGTGCACGACGGTGCCGGCCGGGAAGGTGGCCGCACCGGCCGGGGGTCGGACGATCAGCGGAACCCCGGCGGATGCTTCGTGGAAGAACACCTTGTTGCCGGTGCCGTGGTCGCCGAGGAACTCACCGTGGTCGGACGTGAACACGATCATGGTCCGGCCGAGCTCACCGATGTCCTGCAACGCGGCGAGCACCCGGCCCAGGTTGTAGTCGATCTGGGTGATCAGCCCGTAGTAGGCGGCCCGTGCGGCCCGGATGGTGTCCGCGTCGAGCAGGTCGAACGAACCGCGGTGGCGTTGCCGCCGGAACGCCGCCGGGGCATCG
It encodes:
- a CDS encoding GntR family transcriptional regulator, giving the protein MARPSVKPLEVRALIEQQFIATMQPTDVLPSERSLAELFSVSRATVRSALKLLEDDGLLRSAPGVGTFVAAPHLSKAPVLTSFTQDVAARGWTAGSRVLERRRAVADTAVAHDLGIEPGADYYEIRRVRLADDVPLSVELVQLPAALVPGLIDRPLDGSLYQELADRYGIRVSRHDRRISAVNLDADTAGLLGVPPRTAALYVTQQGYDQHGRRIEHGKSLYRGDRYDFSTVTYAPGGRP
- a CDS encoding glycoside hydrolase family 15 protein, which produces MTVTLGTRGTAWSPETRLYSDGVVIGADGGPLVVPPHSGLRRLPGTGYLDPSSGELPGAAVPTSDDVDAARAALAAAELPGRGTPYAAMAEHALVDIGVLTFPNGAVVAAGSPYWRYVWPRDAGYMAAALVLAGQPDLAFSQLSYVAAMQESDGTWQARYLPDGTRAVPDDRGLQLDGIGWTLWASWVLASSAGGTPSGRERLAELAPMIRAAVTAALDALDPRTALPKASQDFWEMDVEEAVLGSAAPLLLGLRSGRDLLRRLGSDGTGVGLSEDGVLSEDGVLSERAADAATRLADAVRSGFGAHGYARRISGSGGRDASIAFLLPPFAPHDAEVEQAWRAAVADTTVANGGVRPGEEWTDLETAWTPQMSLHAMTAASIGDAALAHRLLSWLDLRRSRLGALPEKVTAAGRPAAVAPLGLTGATVLIALAALDGRALPVPLP
- a CDS encoding sulfatase-like hydrolase/transferase — protein: MTSAPADERPNLLLITTDQQRRDTLGPGAPPFLRTPHLDQLAHEGARFDAAYAPTPVCVPARVSLLTGQSSLRHGMIHNGATSAVLPPGAPTLPARLAALGYATVGIGKMHFSPPRAHHGFEELILPDDYYRHASRTAVAAMRHGLGQNELYPGMATVAEAETLTSWLSEQAVEHIRHRRDPTRPMFLWLSYSKPHPPLDPPEPYYSMYRSAPIPEPVVGNWAGDDAPAAFRRQRHRGSFDLLDADTIRAARAAYYGLITQIDYNLGRVLAALQDIGELGRTMIVFTSDHGEFLGDHGTGNKVFFHEASAGVPLIVRPPAGAATFPAGTVVHTPVTLADVLPTFVRAAGGSVGADVDGSDLVSLAAAPPASRLVVGIAGGDGGPPGLPYYIAVTDGRHKYIWYPEGPAEQLFDLSVDPGERHDLAGAADLGAWRERLVRAVRDGGGERYLVDGELPAVPPMGDTPAEQRATAWPGYHTDAFHLDVRH